From Anastrepha obliqua isolate idAnaObli1 chromosome 3, idAnaObli1_1.0, whole genome shotgun sequence:
tgagctcaacgaaaaaaaaaacaaagaaaattatttcttatcatctcgcccgccatcgaacaacactttttgtaccgaatcgtatCAACGACATTTTacctatttaataaaattttatcgacattaGATAATTTCTAATTTGTTACCTAAAACATGGTTATTGTTGTCATTATACTTTTTACAAATCTCTACCAACGAAAatatgattgtttttttttttttttttgtaagagcataaacattccccctacatattgctgctggagtgacattCCTTGGCCGCATATAAATCCGTTAAAGTAGAACTGACTCTCGTGGGAACCTCTATTCAAGTTTGTGTGAGTTAGAAATATCATTAGCTCAGAAAAATGGCCTTAAGTTTACTTATTTAAAATCACGTTCTTATTTCcactaaatttctttaaaaataagtttattttctCTTCTATCTGTAGAAAACGCCTCTTGATTATTTTGTTTAGTAACTGTATACGTAAATAactgtataataaataataattcctcaaaaaattacaaaaaactaaGTAgctttagaaatttaaattaattgaaaacgaATTTGTCAAAAGCTAGAAAAAGTGTATACACAAAAGCACTCAAATTGTGAACTTGTCAATAGCTTCTtacaagcaaaaagaaaacaagaaattagTAAAATCAGACGAAGCAGCGCGTAACCGAAAGCAACACCAGAAGCGAGGCAAAAGTGCAAATAGAATCAGTTGTTCAGTGATCTCATCAccgcaaaaacaaattattttaaaccgGCTGAGGCGTACAcgaagtaaatgttttttttttttttctttttgtaatttattttgattttcaacaattaaaataaatagttttgctTTTCCTTTTACATAGCTATAAATTGTAAACAACCACTGAGAAATGTTGCTCTTAAAATCCGTTCGAAAAGCGCCAACCCTGGTTAGTACAACAACAGCCAGAATTAGTGGCCCAAGTCTAGTGGCAAGTCTTGAACAACACAGGAACTTGATTCTTACAAACAAAGTATTGTCCAATGGATTGACCGGTAAGTCAAGCgcttttaaatacaattaattCGCAGCAACACTaaattatgtgtgtatgtatgtatgcatttcatCATTTTTTCTGATTGCTCCAGGTGCACCGACAGCCGTTCGTTTCTATGCGGATGATGCCAAGCGGGAACAACAGAGCTCCAGATCGACACCAAATGCCCCAGCCCTCAGTTTGCCAGATCGTACACAAGTAGAAAGATTCCTTTTTCGTGTGCTTGCACTTATTTGGGATATAAGCGTATGGACTTATTTTAATACCAAAAAAGCTATTGATACCCACATTGTAGCCAATGATTCCGTACAATGGTATTGGAGGCGATTGCATGAACGAATGGAGCAGGCTAAGAAGGAGTGGTGAATTGTGTGTCGATTTCGAAGAGCCAGAAACATTTACACATTTACATTTATAAATGTTGACAAGAAGACATTGTCACTCATTATTTTTATGTGAAGTTCACTTTCTTTTTAGTTAGCTATTACATATTATGTATTTGAGTGGACGATCTTAATATTTAGTACtcatgttaaaatttttattaaaaaaaaaaaaaaaaaaatatttaatattaaaaaaaaaaaaacaaaaaaaatatttatttaaacaaaaaaaaaaaaatttaatatttaaaaaaaaaaaaaaaaatatttaatatttaaaaaaaaaaaaaattttatatttaaaaaaaaaaaaaaatatttaatatttaaaaaaaaatatttaatatttaataaaacttttgtatttaaaataaaaaacaaataatgttAAAGAAAAGAGAATATCGATCAAAGCTAAACGTTATGAAATCATGTCATTTTTCAatcgtataattttttttttattttaatttattataaagtaTTTTGTACAGTAAAACTAAAGTTACGAAATTCTTCCCTATCGTAAAATATGAACTAATTaattatgaatattaaataGCAAACTGCACTTACATCTGCAGTAGCAAGAATTAATATGTATCTCTTAAAAATAAGATgccaaattggttttattttgcaaaataaaaaaaagaaaatttctttataaaaaatattaatattcgaTACACTTCACTTCCTTATGAAATGGAACAGATATGCGATGGAATGCAGAAAAACATTGATTTTAGACTATACATAATaattgttcatgtaaaaattgttgttaCAAATTATGCACATatgctcgtacatatgtatgtaaaaatttctATGTGGGCTAAAGCGTGGactgtataaaaattaatgtatcttaatatacatatatttttttgactcaataaatatttttgttttgcgtgTTCAACTCTTCGTTTGACCGGAGCAAATTATTGTCACACCTTCCGCGGAGTAATAATAAGACTTTGCGACGTTTTTTCTACTTAAATATCTACACAAAAGCTACAAATTTGAAACTGCATTCTCAAGTAGTGTTATTATAATActtacattacatacatacatatattttaatgtcaTATGCATGCCTATGCAACATTCAAAGACCTCGAAAAACAAGACCTTTACAAACAGATCTGTGCTGGTTCTCAGCACATGCCGTTAAATAATTTTgaggtacatacataaatactaccTATGTAAGTTGTAGGCATAGTGGCTTCAAGCGATTTAATATCGCTAAACCATTGGAATGTATAGATAAATGAGCTTTAATGAAAACCAGCTGACGCATTGAGTTTGCAATGAAAATTGCCATAATAAACATACATAAAGCACtactcaaatacatacatacaaacgcacTCATGGTTATGCATGTGCAATAGTGTGGAGAAGACTGACTtaaatgcaaatatatcaataagtGTAAATGTGTGTAACTTAAAAGAGGCCACAATCTCTGAGATTGTTCTTAATGATAACATCGGTGACGACATCGAATACAAAGCGTACGTTGTTCGTATCGGTGGCACATGTTAGATGTGTATAAATCTCTTTCTGATCTTTTCGTTTGTTGAGACTTTCGAATTTGATGCGTATATAATTGGTAGCGTCCTCATATGTGTTGGGGCCTGGAAAGGGTAatcaaattcaattaatttgcaTGGCacttgtttgaaattttgcactcaCCTGTGTACTCCGGAAAGCAGATGGTGAGTGGAGATCGCTTAATTTTCTCTTCGAATAAATCTTtcttattcaaaaacaatattataGATGTTTCCACAAACCATTTAGAATTGCAAATTGAATCGAAGAGTTTAAGCGATTCGATCATACGATTCATTTCCTCGTCTTCGGCAAGCACCAAATCGTATCCTATcgagaataaataaaagttatgaacattaatttttgtaagtatatcgtgagcgaaaaataaatttttgttagaaTTTGTGATCGAACTCGTTATT
This genomic window contains:
- the LOC129241592 gene encoding uncharacterized protein LOC129241592 encodes the protein MLLLKSVRKAPTLVSTTTARISGPSLVASLEQHRNLILTNKVLSNGLTGAPTAVRFYADDAKREQQSSRSTPNAPALSLPDRTQVERFLFRVLALIWDISVWTYFNTKKAIDTHIVANDSVQWYWRRLHERMEQAKKEW